The nucleotide window GATCCCAACAAATTAAGGTACCAATATTCCCTTTTTTTGTTGAATTGTTCCTAAAGCCTAAATCACCAGGAGTAAAATAAAATTTCTCATAAAAATGAGGGTCATCTGGAATATGCATCTTTCTATACAATCCGGCTTCACTACCATCTGTATCTATTATGTAGGCAGAATTATGATAAATACCGGCCATACGTTTTTCGAAAAATGGAACAATTATAACAACGCCCAATTCTTTGGCAAGGGCACTAAACGCTTGGAATGATGTACTATAAAGTGGTTCAGCTAATGAAAAATTCTCTGTGTCTTCACTTTGGCAAAAATAATGGCTGCTATAAAGTTCTGGTAAACAGATTACTTCAGCCCCCTTTTCGGCAGCCTTTCTAACCCAATCCATACATTTTTTAAGATTGTTATCTGGCGTATTATTCAAATTTAATTGGACAACAGCTATTTTGTAGTTTTTCATGTTAACTATGCATTTCGTAATGCAAAAATACATATTTCTATATCGAAATGTTGAGCTCTAATACTAACAACCTTAACGTAACTACCAATAAAAAAAGCCCAAGTTATCCTTGGGCTTTTTACGAATTAGAAAAATTCTAATTCAATGTAGCTTTTAGTGCAGCTTGTGCGCTTGCCACTCTCGCTATTGGAACTCGGTAGGGAGAACAGCTTACGTAATCCATACCATTGTTGTAGCAGAATGCAACTGATGAGGGCTCTCCTCCATGTTCACCACAAATACCAACTTTTAAATTTGGTTTAGTACTTCTACCTCTTGTTATACCAATATGCACCAATTGACCTACACCTTCCTGATCTAAAACTTCAAATGGATCATTTTTAAGAATTCCTTTTTCAAGATAATCTGGCAAAAACTTACCTGCATCATCTCTGGAATAACCATAGGTCATTTGTGTAAGATCGTTGGTGCCGAATGAGAAGAAATCTGCACGTTCAGCTATCTTATCAGCTATTAAAGTCGCTCTTGGAACCTCTATCATAGTACCAACAGAGAAATCAATTTTATCTTGTCTTTCTTCGAAGACAGTTTCAGCTGTCTCCCTAATGACGTTTTCTTGAAATACAAATTCATCGAAAGTTCCAACCAAAGGAATCATTATTTCTGGCTTAGCTTCTATACCTTCTTTTTTGAGATTTAGCGCAGCTTCAATTATGGCCCTAGTTTGCATTTCAGTAATTTCAGGGTAAGTGGTACCTAAACGGCATCCTCTATGGCCCAACATCGGGTTGAACTCTTCCAATTCAGATACTTTCACCTTAACAGAATCTAAGGAAATATGCATTTCATCTGCTAATTCCTTGAGAGTTGCCAATTGGTGAGGCACAAATTCATGCAATGGTGGGTCTAGTAAACGAATGGTTACTGGCAATCCTTGCATTGCTTTAAAAATACCTTCAAAGTCTTCCCTTTGCATAGGTAACAATTTAGCTAATGCCAATTTCCTTCCTTTCACTGTATCTGCTAGGATCATTTCTCGCATAGCCTTGATTCGGTCCACTTCAAAGAACATGTGCTCAGTTCTAGTTAAACCTATACCTTCAGCACCAAAATTCTTAGCAATTGACGCATCTTTTGGAGTGTCGGCATTCGTTCTAACTTTCATAGTAGCAAACTTATCAGCTAATTCCATGATATCACCAAATTCACCTGTCAATTCTGGTTCTTTGGTAGCTACTTTACCATCTATAATATTTCCTGTTGAACCATTTAAAGAAATCCAATCTCCTTCGTGATATTCTTTCCCATCAACAAACATGCTACGATCTTTGTAGTCAATTTTCAAAGCACCGGCCCCTGATACGCAGCATTTACCTATTCCTCTTGCAACAACTGCTGCGTGGGATGTCATACCTCCCCTAGCAGTTAAAATACCTTTGGCCAAATTCATCCCTTCTAAATCCTCAGGAGATGTTTCTATCCTCACAAGGATACTGTTTTTATATTTTGCAACCTCGTCAGCGAAGAATACAATTTGACCAGTAGCCGCACCTGGAGATGCAGGTAAGCCTTGAGCAATTATATGTGCATCCTTAAGCGCGTTAGGATCGAAAACTGGGTGTAATAATTCATCTAATTTGTTAGGATCTATTCTCAATAACGCCTCTTCTTCTGAAATTAATCCCTCTTTAATAAGATCTATGGCAATTTTAACCATTGCAGCACCAGTACGTTTACCATTCCTTGTTTGAAGAATCCAAAGTTTGCCTTCTTGAATGGTAAACTCCATGTCCTGCATGTCTTTATAATGCTCTTCTAGTAATTGCTGATATTCATTCAACTCATCAAAAATTTCTGGCATCAATTCCTCCAATGAAGGATAGTTATTTATTCTCAATTTTTCTGTAACCTGTGCCAAATCTGCCCATCTCTGAGAACCTAATTTGGTAACTTGTTGAGGTGTTCTAACCCCAGCAACCACATCTTCTCCCTGTGCGTTTATAAGATATTCACCATTAAACACATCCTCACCTGTCCCTGCATCTCGCGTAAAGCAAACACCAGTTCCAGAATTCAATCCCATATTGCCAAATACCATGGCTTGGACATTTACAGCAGTACCCCAATCGGCAGGATATCCATGCATATTTCTGTAGTAAATGGCACGTTTTCCATTCCAACTATCAAAAACAGCAATTATAGCCATCCATAATTGATCCCAAGGGTTTGATGGAAATTCTTTTCCTAACCGGTGGTAAACCGCTTTTTTGAAGTCGAATACCAAATCTTTCAGATCTTGGACAGTAAATTCCGTATCTAATTGAATACCTCTCTTTTCCTTGAGATTTTCAATGATTTCTTCAAATGGATCAATATCAGTTTTAGATTTAGGTTTCATTCCTAAAACTACTCCACCATACATCTGTACAAACCGTCTGTAACTATCCCAAGCAAAGCGTTCATTGTTGGTCTTTTTGGCCAAACCAGCTACAACTTTATCATTTAAACCAAGGTTTAAAACAGTATCCATCATACCCGGCATAGAAACCCTAGCGCCAGAACGGACAGATAACAACAAGGGATTTTCGCTATCGCCGAATTTGGCCTTCATAATTTTCTCTACGCTAAGAACTGCCTTTTCAACCTCTTTTTTGATATTAGCTAAAACAATTCCTTTGCCTAAAGCATTGTATTCTGTGCAAACTTCTGTTGTAATGGTAAAGCCTGGAGGAACAGGAATGCCTATTGCGCTCATTTCGGCTAGATTGGCACCTTTACCCCCCAAGAGATTTTTCATTTTGCTATTACCTTCGGCCTTTTTATTGCCGAATGTGTAGACTCTTTTCTTTATTTTTTCTACTACTTCCATGGTAATTTAATTTGTTTGAATCTTGTATGAATTACAGATTAAAATTACTGCGTATATACAAGTCAAAACATGATTAAAATCACCTTTATCAGCTCCTTAAATTTTCATTTTCAAGGATTAGTAGATAAAAAAAATCCGGGCTCTTAAGCCCGGAATCAATATTTTATTATTGGTGGGTATTATTCCTTAATGCCCTCTAAATCTAGAATAAATGCATACATTAAGGCAAAACGCTTAAAACGTTCAAATCTTCCAGATGCACCACCATGACCAGATTCCATGTCAGTATATAAATAAAGTTGGTTATCATCGGTTTTAAGTTCCCTTAATTTAGCTGTCCATTTAGCAGGTTCCCAATATTGAACCTGACTATCCCAATAACCTGTGGTAATTAACATGTTCGGATAATCTTTTGCCTCCACATTATCATAGGGCGAATAGGACAGCATATACCGATAATAGTTTTCATCTTTTGGGTTACCCCATTCATCAAATTCAAAAGTCGTTAATGGGATTGTTTCATCTAACATGGTTGAAACCACATCTACAAATGGTACAGCGGCTATTATTCCATTCCATAAACCTGGAGCCATATTAATCACAGCCCCCATGAGCAAGCCTCCTGCACTTCCACCATAGGCATATAAATGATCTGAACTCGTGTAATTTTTGTCAACCAAATACCTACCCACATCAATGAAATCGGTAAAGGTGTTTTTCTTTTTCAACAATTTTCCATCTTCATACCACTTTCGTCCCATCTCTTGTCCACCACGTATGTGTGCTATGGCGTAAATAAAGCCTCGATCTAATAAACTGAGAATGGTAGAATTGAAGGAAGCATTCTGACTACTTCCGTATGAACCATAACCATATAATAATAATGGTGTTGTTGAGGAAGGATTAGTTGAGTTTTTATAAACAATTGATACAGGAACTTTGGTTCCGTCTCTCACTTCAGCAAAAACACGTTCAACCTTATAATTATCTGATGAAAAATTAGGATCCATAACCTCATCTTGCTTCAACAAGGTTTGCTCCTTTGTTTTCATATTATAATCATAAATGCTGTTAGGTGTAGTAAAGGAAGAATACCCGTACCGAAGCAAGTCGGTGTCAAACTCTGGATTAGCGCTAATGTAAGCCGAATAGGTAGGATCTTTGAATGGGAGATAATAATCTCCTCCAGACCATTTCATAACTCTAATCTGTCTTAAACCTGCCTCGCGTTCTTGAACAACCAAAAAATCCTTAAAAAGTTCAACATTTTCAATAAATACATCCTCCCGGTGAGGTATAACATCTGACCAATTAGATAATCCTGGGGCTTTTACAGGTGCTTTTACCAGCTTAAAATTCGTCGCTTTATTATTTGTAACTAGGTAAAAACTATCACCATAATGATCACCTCTGTAAATTAGATTTCTTTCCCTAGGTTGAATAATTTCAAATTCACCATCTGGGGTATCTGCATCTAGATACCTCATCTCTGTACTTAAGGTTTGAAAACTTCCAATAAATATGTAATCTTTTGATTTGGATTTTGATACCCAAGTACTAAATTCTTCATCGGTTTCTTCAAAAACTAATTTATCCTCACTTTGGAGAGTGCCTAATTTATGTTTAAACACCTTGTTTGAACGCAAAGTTTGAAGATCCTTAGAAGTATAAAAAAATGTTTTGTTATCATTTGCCCAAACCCCACTGCCTGTAGTATTACCTATTACATCTTTATAAATATCACCGGTTTCTAGATTTTTCACATATAAATCATACCGTCTTCGAGAAACGGTATCCACTCCAAAAATGAGAAGATTATTATTTGGACTTACCGAAAGGTTTGAAATTGAAAAATACTTTTTCCCTTTTGCCATTTCAGGTCCATTCAATAAAATTTCTTCTTTAGAATTAATGCCTGCTTTTTTTCTGCAATAAAGCGGATAATTCTTTCCTTTTTCATAACGGGTATAATATGAATAACCATTTTCTGTGACAGGTACCGAGGCATCATCTTCTTTAATTCTACCTGTTATTTCATTGTAAAGTGTTTCCCTTAGGTCTGGTAAATGATTTAATTCAAGATTTAGATATGCATTTTCCTCCTTGAGATAGGCCAATACATCTTCTGTTTGTGAATCTGGATTACTAGCATTTTTCTGTTCGTCAGACAAGCGCATCCAAAAATAATTATCGATTCGAGAATCACCATGAATTGTCAGGGTTTCTGGAATCTTTTTGGCTTTAGGTGGTGTAGTTGTGTTTGTGTTTTGACTTAATGAAACATTAAACAAAACTGTACAGCTAAGAATGGTAATAAATGTTCTCATTTTAATTGGATCAAATTCTTTAAATATAAAGATAAACTAATATCAATATCCTTTCATAATTAGTGGTATTGGGTTAATAACTTTAAACTAAACTTAATAGTTTGGAGCTTTAATATTGATTAATTTTCGCGGATAATATTTGATACTTAAATGCCGAAACCACATATGAAATTCAGGATAAAATCTAATTGGCTTTTCTTATTTTTTACAATCTCTTTAATAATTAGCTTTTCATGCTGTCAATCACAAAAAGAGCCAGAAGACCTGCCAATTTTCATTGAAGAGACCACCGAATTTCAAAACCCTGCCTTAAAACCATTTTATCATGGCGTTGCATCTGGAGATCCATTGACTAATGCGGTGGTAATTTGGACACGTGTTACCCCAGAAGAAAAAGTAAACGAAATTAAAGTGAGTTGGGAATTTGCAGAGGATAAAGAGTTTGAAATGGTTCTGGAAAAAGGTGTTTTTGTTACAGATAGTTTACAGGATTACACAGTAAAGATTAACGTTGATGAACTAGATCCAAACACATATTATTATTACAGATTTAAAGCCTTAAATGGAATTTCTACTGTAGGCCGCACTAAAACTGCTCCCATAGAAAATGCAAATTTAAAATTTGCCGTTGCAAGTTGCAGTAATCTTCAGTGGGGTTATTTCAATGCCTATCAAGGAATTGCCAAGGAAGATTCCCTTGATGCCGTAATTCATCTTGGGGATTACATTTATGAACACGGTGAAGGAGTTTATGCTGATACTTCTTTAGAACGTAAGCATGTGCCTAAGCATGAAATTGTAAGCTTAGGTGATTATCGAACGCGGTACTCACAATACAGGCTAGATTCAGATCTACAAGCTGCACATGCAGAGCATCCTTTTATAGCAATTTGGGATGATCACGAAATAACCAACAATGCCTATATGGATGGGGCTCAAAACCATCAGGATGAAGAAGGAGACTATAAAACGAGAACTGAAATCGCCAAAAAAGTATATTACGAATGGATGCCAATTAGGGAATCGGAGCATCTTTATAGAGAACTAAATTTTGGAGAAATGGCCGATTTGTTCATGTTGGATGAGCGGCTTGATGGACGCACTAAGCAAGTCGACAGTATTAACGATCCCACCATAGGGAATGAAGATCGACATATATTGGGAGAAAACCAGATGAAATGGCTAGAGGGTTCCTTAATAAATTCTAAAGCTAAATGGAAAATAATTGGCAACCAGGTAATTTTTTCTTATCAGGATTGGGGCTATCCAAACTTTAAGCTTAATACTGATGGTTGGGACGGCTACCCAGTAGAGCAGGCTAATTTAACTGAATTTCTGCGTTCAAATAACTTAGAGAATGTGATATTCATAACAGGTGACACTCATTCCTCATGGGCATTTGAAGTCACTAACGATCCCTTCAATTCTTATGACACCAATACTTCGGAAGGTGCGATAGCAATAGAATTCGGTGTTACTAGTATTACATCCGCCAATAGTGATGAAGGTAACCCCAAGGAAAATGTTATCAACCATGAGAAAACAATTGTCGGAGGTAAAATCAACCCTCATCTTAAATACGCTAATATGCGAGACCATGGTTACTTATTGCTTGAACTATCAGACAGCTTGGCTACCGGCAGCTTTAAAATGGTTGAGACCGTTAAGGAACGTAAGGATAGCATGTTTACGGACAAGGTAATATCAGTTAAAAACGGTGAACACAAATTAAATCAAATACAATAATCATTAATTATTTACTGAATTAAAATGAGAATTTTCATTGATATGGATGAGGTAATAGCAGATACCTATGGAGCTCATTTAGATTGGTATAACCGTGAATTTGAAGAAAGTCTAACGCGACTAGAATGTCACGGAAAAGAAGTGATGCATGCTGTACCTGAAGACCGTAAGCAAAGCATAAGAAATCATTGCACTACCAAAGGATTTTTTAGAGATCTAACACCAATTAAATATAGTCAGAAGGTTTTAAAGGATCTTGCAATTAAGCATGAGGTTTATATTGCGTCGGCAGCCATGCAATTCCCAAATTCTTTGGAAGAAAAAAGTCAGTGGTTAGATGAATTTTTTCCATTTATCCCATGGCAAAACAGAATTCTTTGTGGACACAAGCATGTGCTTAATGGAGATGTACTTATCGATGATAGAGCTTTAAATCTTCATCAGTTTAATGGAAGAAAGTTATTGTTTAGCTCGCCACACAACCTTCATGAAACTGATTTTGAACGGGTTGATAATTGGCTAGAAGTGGAGAAATTACTTCTTTAATAATGTTTGCCTGGTATTTTTTTGGAGGAAATCATATAAATTAATACTCTTATTCTATTACCCTTATTTTGTTTACAAAATTACACTTCCTTGGATTATTTTACCGTTGCCAAAGGTTGAATTTCCGGTTTGATTTTAAGGTAGAGCTTATATTGTAAATTTGTTAGAATATTACCCATATCCATAGATTCTTGTTTCTGGAGAATAAATAATTGATCTAACATCTCCTTGCCAGAATAATTTTCTTTGACCTTTTCTGATTTAATTAAAAATTCCTCAACTTTTTTCTCAAACAGTGTAATCTGTTTGCCATCCAATGCCAACTGCCTATTGTATTCTTTGGTTAACTCGAAAGCTTTCTTCTCGAGTTCTGGAGCATCACGCTGAAGCATAGGGTCTTGAGCGTGTATAGTTAAAGAAATTATTGATAAGATAATCGTAAATAATGGTTTCATAATTTAATTTCTAATGTGTTCCTTCTTAAAATATGAAATGACAAACTAAACTTTTATAAGATATCGTTAAACCTCCTTTATAATGGCACAATTTTATTAATTGCATTAAAGTGAAATTGATTTAAGCGCAAAATGTGCTTTCATATTCCTAAATTTGAACAAGGCAAAGAATTCAAAATTGCATCTTCAAGAATTTAAGTTTTCAAAATATTACTTATGCTATTAGCTGTATACTACCTCTTAGTAATTATAGCCATAGGCGGAACGATTTTACCACGTTTTAATGACCAGCATTGGTTTTTTAGGGTGTGGGATTTTGGTAAGGTGCAACTAACAATTTTACAAACCATATTGTTTGTAATCGCATTAATTTTTCTTGAATTCAAAACTCCTCTTTCTATTGCCTTTACCATTTGTTTGGTAGTGTGCATTATTTATAATACAACTATTTTAATTAGGTATACAACCCTTTATAAAGTAAGGAGGCCAGCTGCATATTCTAAACGGTCCAAAAGTATTTCTCTTCTTTCAGTAAATGTATACCAGTTTAATTCTGAATATCAAAGGTTGATAGATTTGGTTAGAAAGATAAAACCAGACATATTCCTAACCATGGAGTCTAATAAAGACTGGGAGAATGCCTTAAATGTATTAGATAGTGAATTCAAACATTCACGAAAAATTGCCCAGGAAAATACTTATGGAATGCATTTTTATACCAATTTAGAAGTATCAGACATCAAAACCAATTATTTCGTTGCGGACGATTTGCCTAGTGTCGAAACCATTTTACATACCAAAGATGGCTATGAATTCGTGTTTTTTGGAGTACATCCACCTCCTCCTAGTCCTACGGAGGAAGAAACATCCAAGGAAAGGGACGGTGAATTAATGTGCATTTCAAAGGAGGTGAGGAAATTGGACAAAACTGTTGTTGTTGCGGGAGATTTCAACAATGTAGCTTGGGCGCGAACCTCTTTATTATTCAAACGAACATCTGATATGTTAGACCCTAGAATTGGTAGAGGGTTTGTTTCCACATTTCATGCAGATTATTGGTTTCTCCGATTTCCAATAGACTTATTCTTTCACACAAAAGATGTTTATATTGAAGAATTTAAAACATTAGAACATGTTGGCTCAGATCATTTGCCGTTATACTGTAAATTTTACATCGGTGATAAAGCCAGTGAACCAGATACTGTAGATGAATTTGATAAAGAGCAACCTGGAGATTTGGAGGAGGCTGAAGAACTTATTAAGGAAGGCAAAAAAGAACAAAGCAACAGACCTATCGTTGCCAAGCCTTAATTTATTTTAAGCGGAGGTTTCATCTTTCTGAGTTAATCCCAATCTCTTCTCCCGTTGGCGCTTAATTACATGATAGGTTAAATAGGCAAACTCAATTCCTACAAAAATTACTCTGTATTTAGATTTTTTTGAAGCAGCGCCTAAAATTCCTAAAATAGTAGATGTTCTCATAGAATCAAAGATAAAAAATATAACGTTTAAGGTTTGCTTGTATGAATCGTATATTAATGCATTTCGCTATTCTTTCTTTGCCCCATTAGATTTAGGCTTAATCGGACTTTTACTCAACAAGAGACCAATTGGCTTCAATTGTGGAATATTTGAACATATTACGGTGAATATCCCAGCAACAGGTACTGCTATAACCATCCCTAATATTCCCCAAATAAAGTTTGAGGCGATTACCACCAAAATGACAAAGAACGGATGAAGATCCACCTTGTCCCCAACAACATAAGGCTCTAGAACATAATTTTCTATAAACTGACTAACAGTAAAAGTTATGACGATTCCAACCAATACATTGGTATCTCCAGTGGTTAAAAATCCCAGGGTTAATGCGATACATACTGCAATTATATTTCCTAAATAGGGAATCAATGTGAGGGTTGCTGCCAACAGACTCACCAAAATAAAATAACTGACACCAGAAAGACCTAAGCCAATTGAATAAAGAACAAATAGAAGCCCTATCATTAATAGTTTACCTTGGAGGTATTTTGGAGCCACTTGTATAGATTCATCTATAATAGTATTTATTTTTTTTGATCTTGATTCATCGAATATTAATAGCACAAAATCCTTGAACATCCTTCTATATCTCAGAATAAAGAATACATAAATAAAGGTTAATAAAAAATTACCCAGAATCCCCATCATGGAAGAAACCATCGACTGTGTTTTCTGCAAAACACTTGAAAAACTTGATTTGAAAAAAGAAGTTATTTTTGCCTCCATGTTTTCAAAAGAACTACCCATAGGTAGATTAGATGTGGCAAATTGTTCAAGTTGATCAATCTTCGGTGCCATAGCCTCCTTTATTTGGGGCCAATCATCTGAAAATAATTTTAATTGGTATATAATTAGATAAGCAAATATCAAAGAGATGAGTAATATGATAAAGGTACTTAGTAAAGAACTTACTCCTCTACTCATTATTTTTTCAAAACGTTTAGCCATTGGTAAAACAACAAAACTCAAAATGATAGCGATAACTAATGGGGCTAAAAAGAGTTTGGCTTTAATTAATCCCCAAATGGTAAAAAATACTCCTAGCAGTGCTAGAACGGACAGAACGAAATACTTTTGATTTTTTGTCAAAATAGAGCAATTATTTAATCAAGGATTAATAAAACTAAAAAGTGTACAACAACAAACTTAACTTTATTCAATTAAATCTTATCTCCAAATTTTAAGTTTTCATAAAACTTTCATTTTTTTTCAGTTTCTCTATTCAGCAATCAAACCTTTAATTATCAATATCATATATTTTCATAATTTCACATAAATGCCGTTAAACAAACGTTAAATGCCAGAGAGTTTTCATGCAATATAATCCATAGCCAGAGGTGGGTCGTATATAGAACTGAACTATAAAACTTAAAATCAGATTATGAAAAGACTATCAATACTTGCAATGGTTGCTGTTTTCTTTTTTTCCTGTGTGTCAAAAAAGAAATATGTTGCTTTAGAACAACAAAACGGAGAGCTTAGAAGTGAACTTCAAAAAACTCAGGTAGAAAAAGAAGATCTTGAAAAGAAATTTGATATTATTCAAGCCCGAGTTGATGCCTATAATACCAAAATAAATTCCCTTACAGAAGAAAATGATGCCAAATTGGTTACCGTGGATAACGTTGCCGTTATCTCTAACGATACCAAAAAAGCAATGAGGGAAACTCTAAAAAATGTAGACCAAGCAAAATTGGCTGAAGCCAAGACGTTAAAAGATTCAATGGATATTGCAGTTGCATATAATTTACAAAAATCTATGGATACAAGTGAATTATCTGAAGATGAGGATATTGATATAAATATAGATGAGACGGTCGTAATGATCTCAATATCAGATAAAATGCTATTTAATACTGCCAGTTATAAGGTAAGCAATAAGGCTAACGATATACTTCAAAAATTAGCTAATGTAATTAATTCTGAACCAAGTGTTGAAGTAATGGTTGAAGGTCATACAGATTCTAGAAGTATTAGAACTGAAAAAATTGCTGACAACTGGGATCTAAGCGTCTTGAGAGCAACATCTGTTGTAAGAAAGTTACAAGATGATTATGGTGTTGCCCCAGAAAAGCTTATTGCAGCTGGACGTGGAAGTTTTTCTCCTCTAGTTGAAAATGATAATAGAGATAATATGGCGAAAAACAGAAGAACAAGAATCGTAATTCTCCCAAATATTAATAAATTTTTCGCTCTTATGAGCAATAATGGGCAGACTGCTCAAGCTGAGATGAGCGAAAATGCAGTTGACAATTAATAGTGATATTATATTGAATTAGGAAAGCGCACCTTTTTAGGTGCGTTTTTTATTGGTAAAATTTTCCCTCCTTTCCGTTCGGTTGTATTTTTGCATTCCAAAATTTAACATCCGAAAAATCAATGATTAATATTTTTAAGATAGTAGCATTTTTAGAAGGGATTAGCTATATATTACTTCTTTTTATTGCTGTACCCATAAAGTATTTGGCCGAAGATCCGTCTTATGTTAAGATGCTAGGTATGCCGCACGGTATTTTATTTATTATTTATATTATAATGGCACTTTACCTAAGCGTAAACTTAAGTCTTAGCAAAAAAAAACGAAATGGACTTTTATGGGCATC belongs to Aegicerativicinus sediminis and includes:
- a CDS encoding AI-2E family transporter codes for the protein MTKNQKYFVLSVLALLGVFFTIWGLIKAKLFLAPLVIAIILSFVVLPMAKRFEKIMSRGVSSLLSTFIILLISLIFAYLIIYQLKLFSDDWPQIKEAMAPKIDQLEQFATSNLPMGSSFENMEAKITSFFKSSFSSVLQKTQSMVSSMMGILGNFLLTFIYVFFILRYRRMFKDFVLLIFDESRSKKINTIIDESIQVAPKYLQGKLLMIGLLFVLYSIGLGLSGVSYFILVSLLAATLTLIPYLGNIIAVCIALTLGFLTTGDTNVLVGIVITFTVSQFIENYVLEPYVVGDKVDLHPFFVILVVIASNFIWGILGMVIAVPVAGIFTVICSNIPQLKPIGLLLSKSPIKPKSNGAKKE
- a CDS encoding OmpA/MotB family protein, with the translated sequence MKRLSILAMVAVFFFSCVSKKKYVALEQQNGELRSELQKTQVEKEDLEKKFDIIQARVDAYNTKINSLTEENDAKLVTVDNVAVISNDTKKAMRETLKNVDQAKLAEAKTLKDSMDIAVAYNLQKSMDTSELSEDEDIDINIDETVVMISISDKMLFNTASYKVSNKANDILQKLANVINSEPSVEVMVEGHTDSRSIRTEKIADNWDLSVLRATSVVRKLQDDYGVAPEKLIAAGRGSFSPLVENDNRDNMAKNRRTRIVILPNINKFFALMSNNGQTAQAEMSENAVDN
- a CDS encoding DUF3817 domain-containing protein, translated to MINIFKIVAFLEGISYILLLFIAVPIKYLAEDPSYVKMLGMPHGILFIIYIIMALYLSVNLSLSKKKRNGLLWASIIPFATLFINKRYLN